From Micromonospora rifamycinica, a single genomic window includes:
- the trpS gene encoding tryptophan--tRNA ligase yields the protein MSDVPSRPRVFSGIQPTADSFHLGNYLGAVRHWVALQDTHEAFYCVVDLHAITAGHDPAVLRQRTRVAAAQLFAVGIDPDRSALFVQSQVPEHAQLAWVLGCITGFGEASRMTQFKDKSQKQGSDRSSVGLFTYPILQAADILLYQADAVPVGEDQRQHLELSRDLAQRFNSLFGPTFTVPAPHIVKDTAKITDLQEPTAKMSKSSSSPAGIIDLLEDPARSAKKIRSAVTDTGREIVFDTATKPGVSNLLTIHSALSGRSIDDLVAAYAGRGYGDLKKDLGEVVREFVTPIQERTRAYLDDPAQLDKLLAAGAEKARAVTAPTLRTAYERVGFLAPVHFE from the coding sequence ATGTCCGACGTTCCCTCCCGTCCCCGCGTCTTCTCCGGTATCCAGCCGACGGCCGACTCGTTCCATCTCGGCAACTACCTGGGCGCGGTACGGCACTGGGTGGCGTTGCAGGACACCCACGAGGCGTTCTACTGCGTGGTCGACCTGCACGCGATCACCGCCGGGCACGACCCGGCGGTGCTCCGGCAGCGCACCCGGGTGGCCGCCGCGCAGCTCTTCGCGGTCGGCATCGACCCGGACCGCAGCGCGCTGTTCGTCCAGTCGCAGGTGCCCGAGCACGCGCAACTGGCCTGGGTGCTGGGGTGCATCACCGGCTTCGGCGAGGCGAGCCGGATGACCCAGTTCAAGGACAAGTCGCAGAAGCAGGGCAGCGACCGGTCCAGCGTCGGGCTGTTCACCTACCCGATCCTCCAGGCCGCCGACATCCTGCTCTACCAGGCCGACGCGGTGCCGGTCGGCGAGGACCAGCGGCAGCACCTGGAGCTGTCCCGCGATCTGGCCCAGCGGTTCAACTCGCTGTTCGGGCCGACCTTCACGGTGCCCGCCCCGCACATCGTCAAGGACACCGCCAAGATCACCGACCTGCAGGAGCCGACGGCGAAGATGTCGAAGTCGTCGTCCTCGCCGGCCGGGATCATCGACCTGCTGGAGGACCCGGCCCGCTCGGCCAAGAAGATCCGCTCGGCCGTCACCGACACCGGTCGGGAGATCGTCTTCGACACGGCCACCAAGCCCGGGGTGTCCAACCTGCTCACCATCCACTCCGCGCTCTCCGGCCGGAGCATCGACGACCTGGTGGCCGCGTACGCGGGCCGGGGCTACGGCGATCTCAAGAAGGACCTCGGTGAGGTGGTCCGCGAGTTCGTCACCCCGATCCAGGAGCGCACCCGGGCCTACCTCGACGACCCGGCCCAGCTCGACAAGCTGCTCGCCGCGGGTGCGGAGAAGGCCCGCGCGGTCACCGCGCCGACCCTGCGGACAGCGTACGAGCGGGTCGGGTTCCTCGCGCCGGTCCACTTCGAGTAG
- a CDS encoding YhjD/YihY/BrkB family envelope integrity protein, translating to MDRRFTVARHRWPRLDHVWRAVDLYGEVLGGRLAAAIAYYGFFAVFALALVAYSVFGAILEDNDEVSDAAAEFLRDNLPFLDPRQIAESSNAVGVVGLVILVFTGIGWVEAIRSSQRLMYGFNQQPGNLVVRRLVDLGVLLLVFVMLGVSVAAVDALESVLRFLLRATGSVGLTTVSAVLSVLVNAVLATALLVAVPRLRMSRRRLRPVVLLVAVGITLLNTVGRFYIVRTERNPAYAVVAGAVAVLLYLYLLNQLVLFGAALAATSRHGRVVDLSEGAVMRQVNVEADVDTETDPGTPGGAG from the coding sequence ATGGACCGCCGGTTCACCGTGGCCCGGCACCGGTGGCCCCGGCTCGACCACGTCTGGCGGGCGGTGGACCTCTACGGCGAGGTGCTGGGCGGCCGGCTGGCCGCCGCCATCGCGTACTACGGCTTCTTCGCGGTCTTCGCCCTCGCCCTGGTCGCCTACTCGGTCTTCGGGGCGATCCTCGAGGACAACGACGAGGTCTCCGACGCGGCGGCCGAGTTCCTGCGGGACAACCTGCCCTTCCTCGACCCCCGGCAGATCGCCGAGAGCAGCAACGCCGTCGGGGTGGTGGGCCTGGTCATCCTGGTCTTCACCGGGATCGGCTGGGTGGAGGCGATCCGGTCGTCGCAGCGGTTGATGTACGGCTTCAACCAGCAGCCGGGCAACCTGGTGGTCCGCCGGCTGGTGGACCTGGGTGTGCTGCTGCTGGTCTTCGTGATGCTCGGTGTCTCGGTGGCGGCCGTGGACGCGCTGGAGTCGGTGCTGCGGTTCCTGCTGCGGGCCACCGGCTCGGTGGGGCTGACCACCGTCAGCGCCGTGCTCAGCGTGCTGGTCAACGCGGTGCTGGCGACGGCGCTGCTGGTGGCGGTGCCCCGGCTGCGGATGAGCCGGCGGCGGCTGCGGCCGGTGGTGCTGCTGGTGGCGGTCGGGATCACGCTGCTCAACACGGTGGGGCGGTTCTACATCGTGCGGACCGAGCGGAACCCGGCGTACGCGGTGGTGGCCGGCGCGGTGGCGGTGCTGCTCTACCTGTACCTGCTCAACCAGCTGGTGCTCTTCGGTGCCGCGCTCGCCGCCACCAGCCGGCACGGCCGGGTGGTGGACCTCTCCGAGGGGGCGGTGATGCGGCAGGTCAACGTCGAGGCCGACGTCGACACCGAGACCGATCCGGGTACGCCGGGAGGAGCGGGCTGA
- a CDS encoding GntR family transcriptional regulator — translation MSIEIDPESTVPPYEQVRSQLAAMIGDGRLAVGTRLAPVRQFAAELGLAVNTVARAYRELESAGLVQTRGRHGSFVAPGRDDAADRLHRAATRYAEEAARLGVPADRALALVRSALGVPPPTGSGPPQG, via the coding sequence ATGTCGATCGAGATCGACCCGGAGTCGACGGTGCCCCCGTACGAGCAGGTGCGTTCGCAGCTCGCCGCGATGATCGGGGACGGGCGGCTGGCGGTGGGCACCCGGCTCGCCCCGGTCCGGCAGTTCGCCGCCGAGCTGGGGCTGGCGGTGAACACGGTGGCCCGCGCCTACCGGGAGTTGGAGTCGGCCGGGCTGGTGCAGACCCGGGGGCGGCACGGCAGCTTCGTCGCCCCGGGGCGGGACGACGCGGCGGACCGGTTGCACCGGGCGGCGACCCGGTACGCCGAGGAGGCGGCCCGGCTGGGCGTGCCCGCCGACCGGGCGCTGGCCCTGGTCCGGTCCGCGCTGGGCGTCCCGCCGCCGACCGGTTCCGGGCCGCCGCAGGGCTGA
- the galK gene encoding galactokinase, translating into MTPAADGPAAAPATTDVADRATAAFRSGYDEQPAGRWAAPGRVNLIGEHTDYNDGFVLPFALPLRTVVAASPRPDEHWTVRSEIADQPVDFGAAEVDTPGRVTGWGGYVAGVVWALREAGYAVPGARLAIASDVPLGSGLSSSAALEAAVLTALVDLAGLDLPTGRRPRLAQRAENAYVGAPTGIMDQSAVIRCRAGHALFLDCRDESVEHIPFDLDAAGLAILVIDSRAPHRHADGEYASRRAACERAAALLGVPALRDVPAADLDDALGRLPDDETRRRVRHVVTENQRVLDTVALLRAGRVPEIGPLLTASHASMRDDFEITVPEVDTAVEAALAAGALGARMTGGGFGGCVLALVETDHSEAVAAAVTTAYAERGFPTPTTLTVLPAPGTTRLP; encoded by the coding sequence GTGACGCCCGCAGCGGACGGACCGGCCGCCGCCCCGGCCACGACCGACGTCGCCGACCGCGCCACCGCCGCCTTCCGCTCCGGGTACGACGAACAGCCGGCAGGCCGCTGGGCCGCACCCGGACGGGTCAACCTGATCGGCGAGCACACCGACTACAACGACGGATTCGTGCTCCCCTTCGCCCTCCCGCTGCGTACCGTGGTCGCCGCCAGCCCCCGGCCCGACGAACACTGGACGGTCCGGTCGGAGATCGCCGACCAGCCGGTCGACTTCGGCGCCGCCGAGGTCGACACCCCCGGCCGGGTCACCGGCTGGGGCGGCTACGTCGCCGGAGTGGTCTGGGCCCTGCGCGAGGCCGGATACGCCGTCCCCGGCGCCCGGCTGGCGATCGCCTCGGACGTGCCGCTCGGCTCCGGGCTCTCCTCGTCGGCGGCGCTGGAGGCCGCGGTGCTCACCGCCCTGGTCGACCTGGCCGGGCTCGACCTGCCCACCGGGCGCCGGCCCCGGCTGGCCCAGCGCGCCGAGAACGCCTACGTCGGCGCACCCACCGGGATCATGGACCAGTCCGCGGTGATCCGCTGCCGCGCCGGCCACGCCCTCTTCCTCGACTGCCGCGACGAGTCCGTCGAACACATCCCGTTCGACCTGGACGCCGCCGGCCTGGCCATCCTGGTGATCGACAGCCGCGCCCCGCACCGGCACGCCGACGGTGAGTACGCCTCCCGCCGGGCCGCCTGCGAACGCGCCGCCGCCCTGCTCGGGGTGCCCGCACTGCGCGACGTACCGGCCGCCGACCTCGACGACGCCCTCGGCCGGCTGCCCGACGACGAGACCCGACGCCGGGTCCGGCACGTGGTCACCGAGAACCAGCGGGTACTCGACACCGTCGCCCTGCTGCGCGCCGGCCGGGTGCCCGAGATCGGGCCGCTGCTGACCGCCTCGCACGCCTCCATGCGGGACGACTTCGAGATCACCGTCCCCGAGGTCGACACCGCCGTCGAGGCGGCGCTCGCGGCCGGCGCGCTCGGTGCCCGGATGACCGGCGGCGGCTTCGGCGGCTGCGTCCTGGCCCTGGTCGAGACGGACCACTCGGAGGCGGTGGCGGCGGCCGTCACGACCGCGTACGCCGAGCGCGGCTTCCCCACCCCCACCACCCTCACCGTCCTCCCCGCCCCCGGCACCACCCGCCTCCCCTGA
- a CDS encoding glycoside hydrolase family 13 protein — protein MTAAAPSTPPTSDHDWWRAAVVYQVYVRSFADSDGDGVGDLGGIRQRLPYLRDLGVDALWLTPFYTSPQIDGGYDVADYRDVDPLFGDLADFDAMIADAHALGLRIIVDLVPNHTSSAHPWFTAALAAGPGSPERQRYLFADGRGVDGELPPNDWESIFGGPAWTRLPDGQWYLHLFDPAQPDLNWRHPQVRAEFEDVLRFWLDRGVDGFRIDVAHGMIKAEGLPDVGFSSMTTGRRQSELLGKGRLPYFDQDEVHDIYRAWRPILDSYPGGRMAVAEAWAETPQRLARYIGPDELHQAFSFDFLDATWSADSFRKVIDTALAESTIVGAPTTWVLSNHDRQRHVTRYGDGEVGLRRARAAALLMLALPGSTYLYQGEELGLPEVLDLPDALRQDPAFLRTGESRDGCRVPIPWSGELAPYGFGPEGSALSWLPAPATWRALSVAAQTGTPGSTLELYRAALRIRHEHPALATAAGPVTWQEAGPGLLAFSRSADDTVLTCVVNLSGAPARIDGYGHPVVASADLTARDAGHVLPVDAAAWFERR, from the coding sequence ATGACCGCCGCCGCCCCCTCCACGCCACCGACCTCCGACCACGACTGGTGGCGTGCCGCGGTCGTCTACCAGGTGTACGTCCGCAGCTTCGCCGACTCCGACGGCGACGGCGTCGGCGACCTCGGGGGCATCCGGCAGCGGCTGCCCTACCTGCGTGACCTCGGCGTGGACGCGCTCTGGCTGACCCCGTTCTACACCTCGCCGCAGATCGACGGCGGCTACGACGTGGCCGACTACCGCGACGTCGACCCACTCTTCGGCGACCTCGCCGACTTCGACGCCATGATCGCCGACGCGCACGCGCTCGGCCTGCGCATCATCGTGGACCTGGTGCCCAACCACACCTCCAGCGCGCACCCCTGGTTCACCGCCGCCCTCGCCGCCGGCCCCGGCTCCCCGGAACGGCAGCGTTACCTCTTCGCCGACGGCCGGGGCGTCGACGGTGAGCTGCCCCCCAACGACTGGGAGAGCATCTTCGGCGGCCCCGCCTGGACCCGGCTGCCGGACGGCCAGTGGTACCTGCACCTGTTCGACCCGGCCCAGCCGGACCTGAACTGGCGGCACCCGCAGGTGCGCGCCGAGTTCGAAGACGTGCTCCGGTTCTGGCTCGACCGGGGCGTCGACGGGTTCCGGATCGACGTCGCGCACGGCATGATCAAGGCCGAGGGGCTGCCGGACGTCGGCTTCAGCTCGATGACCACCGGCCGGCGTCAGTCGGAGCTGCTCGGCAAGGGCCGGCTGCCCTACTTCGACCAGGACGAGGTGCACGACATCTACCGCGCCTGGCGGCCGATCCTGGACAGCTACCCCGGCGGTCGGATGGCGGTCGCCGAGGCGTGGGCCGAGACCCCGCAACGGCTGGCCCGCTACATCGGCCCCGACGAACTGCACCAGGCGTTCAGCTTCGACTTCCTCGACGCCACCTGGTCGGCCGACTCGTTCCGCAAGGTGATCGACACCGCGCTGGCCGAGTCGACCATCGTCGGCGCACCGACCACCTGGGTGCTGTCCAACCACGACCGGCAGCGGCACGTCACCCGGTACGGCGACGGCGAGGTGGGCCTGCGCCGGGCCCGGGCCGCCGCCCTGCTGATGCTGGCCCTGCCCGGCTCCACCTACCTCTACCAGGGCGAGGAGCTGGGTCTGCCGGAGGTGCTGGACCTGCCCGACGCGCTCCGGCAGGACCCGGCGTTCCTGCGGACCGGGGAGAGCCGCGACGGCTGCCGGGTGCCGATTCCGTGGAGTGGCGAGCTGGCCCCGTACGGCTTCGGTCCGGAGGGCAGCGCGCTGAGCTGGCTGCCGGCCCCGGCGACCTGGCGTGCCCTCTCGGTGGCCGCCCAGACCGGGACGCCCGGCTCGACGCTGGAGCTGTACCGGGCCGCGCTGCGGATCCGGCACGAGCACCCCGCGCTGGCGACCGCCGCCGGTCCGGTGACCTGGCAGGAGGCCGGTCCCGGCCTGCTCGCGTTCAGCCGCAGCGCCGACGACACCGTGCTGACCTGCGTGGTCAACCTCAGCGGCGCCCCGGCCCGGATCGACGGGTACGGCCACCCGGTGGTGGCCAGCGCAGACCTCACCGCACGGGACGCCGGACACGTCCTGCCGGTGGACGCCGCCGCGTGGTTCGAACGGCGCTGA
- a CDS encoding 2'-5' RNA ligase family protein, giving the protein MGGAAVRVGTTGGGVARSVDRRDGVPVTGETIQIGIAVDIPQPWGELLTRRRVQTGDPQVVPAHVTLLGPTEIPLEALDAVETHLAEVAAAHLPFTLHLRGTGTFRPVTQVVFVAVAAGISECELLAAAINAAPALRRELRFPYHPHVTVAQDVAPEALDRAYEDLADFSAMFEVEGFTLFSHSGQTRWQPRRDFRLGG; this is encoded by the coding sequence GTGGGCGGGGCGGCGGTACGGGTCGGTACGACGGGCGGAGGGGTGGCGCGGAGCGTGGACCGCAGGGACGGGGTTCCGGTGACCGGCGAGACCATCCAGATCGGGATCGCGGTGGACATCCCGCAGCCCTGGGGTGAGCTGCTCACCCGACGCCGGGTGCAGACAGGTGATCCGCAGGTCGTCCCGGCGCACGTGACCCTGCTCGGCCCGACCGAGATCCCGCTGGAGGCGCTGGACGCGGTCGAGACGCACCTGGCCGAGGTCGCCGCCGCCCACCTGCCGTTCACCCTGCACCTGCGGGGCACCGGTACGTTCCGGCCGGTGACCCAGGTGGTCTTCGTCGCGGTGGCGGCCGGGATCAGCGAGTGCGAGCTGCTCGCCGCGGCCATCAACGCCGCGCCCGCCCTGCGCCGGGAGCTGCGCTTCCCCTACCATCCGCACGTCACCGTCGCCCAGGACGTCGCCCCCGAGGCGCTGGACCGGGCGTACGAGGATCTCGCCGACTTCTCGGCGATGTTCGAGGTGGAGGGGTTCACCCTCTTCTCGCACAGCGGGCAGACCCGGTGGCAGCCGCGCCGGGACTTCCGGCTCGGCGGCTGA
- a CDS encoding hemolysin family protein: MREAGGPGAGPRRRTPARSRRAPGPVARGVARLVVRAADGATRLVTGLLGASPAAGRERISEHELRDLVAANTVIDPDERRIIDEVLVAGASLVREVMMPRTEVVFLAAGLTLAEAERLVRMEPHTRYPVVDGTHDDVVGFIHLRDVLLRPDLDPTTTVGRLSREVKRLPGSKRVLAALTEMRREGHHLAVVVDEYGGTAGIVTCEDLIEELVGEIYDEHAGPPEPASAGLPAVVDGRLNLADFAERTGVPLPVGPYETVGGYLMAALGRLPVAGDEVPVGSSDDPPPTEPADGWLLRVLALDGRRVSRVAVSAARLPEPRRGVTAPAEPPGRGVTAPAGGEVTAPAGPAASRPAGPS, encoded by the coding sequence ATGCGGGAGGCGGGTGGTCCCGGGGCCGGCCCCAGGAGACGTACGCCGGCACGGAGCCGGCGCGCACCCGGGCCGGTGGCCCGCGGTGTCGCCCGGTTGGTCGTGCGGGCCGCCGACGGGGCCACCCGGCTGGTCACCGGTCTGCTCGGCGCGAGCCCCGCCGCCGGGCGGGAACGGATCAGCGAACACGAGCTGCGCGACCTGGTCGCCGCCAACACCGTCATCGATCCGGACGAGCGGCGGATCATCGACGAGGTGCTGGTCGCCGGGGCCAGTCTGGTCCGCGAGGTGATGATGCCCCGCACCGAGGTGGTCTTCCTCGCCGCCGGGCTGACCCTCGCCGAGGCGGAACGGCTGGTCCGGATGGAGCCGCACACCCGATATCCGGTGGTCGACGGCACCCACGACGACGTGGTCGGCTTCATCCACCTGCGGGACGTGCTGCTCCGCCCCGACCTGGACCCGACCACCACGGTGGGCCGGCTGAGCCGGGAGGTCAAGCGGCTGCCCGGCAGCAAGCGGGTGCTCGCCGCGCTCACCGAGATGCGCCGCGAGGGCCACCACCTCGCCGTGGTGGTCGACGAGTACGGCGGCACGGCCGGCATCGTCACCTGCGAGGACCTGATCGAGGAGCTGGTCGGGGAGATCTACGACGAGCACGCCGGCCCGCCCGAACCGGCGTCCGCCGGCCTGCCGGCCGTGGTGGACGGTCGGCTCAACCTGGCCGACTTCGCCGAGCGGACCGGGGTGCCGCTGCCCGTCGGCCCGTACGAGACGGTCGGCGGATACCTGATGGCGGCCCTCGGCCGGCTGCCGGTCGCCGGGGACGAGGTTCCGGTCGGCTCGTCGGACGATCCACCGCCGACGGAACCGGCCGACGGGTGGCTGCTGCGGGTGCTCGCCCTCGACGGCCGTCGGGTCTCCCGGGTCGCGGTCTCCGCCGCCCGCCTGCCGGAGCCGCGCCGCGGGGTGACCGCTCCCGCCGAGCCGCCGGGACGCGGGGTCACCGCCCCGGCGGGAGGCGAGGTCACCGCCCCGGCGGGGCCGGCGGCGAGTCGACCCGCCGGCCCGTCATGA
- the galE gene encoding UDP-glucose 4-epimerase GalE: MLLDAGHRVTVLDDLRTGHRAALAPDATHVDLPVHEAAQVLTPDAGYDGVLHFAALIAAGESMVRPEAYWHANTVSSIALVDAVRAARVPRLVFSSTAAVYGNPVELPIPETAVKAPTNTYGATKLAVDLVLTSEATAHDLAAVSLRYFNVAGAYLRDGLAIGERHDPETHLIPIALDVAAGRREKLQLFGDDYPTVDGTCVRDYIHVEDLARAHLLALTAAVPGRHRIYNLGNGSGFTNRQVVDVVREVTGHPVPVETAPRREGDPAELVASADLARQELGWVPEKPTLTDMVGDAWAFYRTHVLGQS; this comes from the coding sequence ATGCTGCTCGACGCCGGCCACCGGGTGACCGTCCTGGACGACCTGCGCACCGGCCACCGGGCCGCGTTGGCCCCCGACGCCACCCACGTCGACCTGCCGGTGCACGAAGCCGCCCAGGTGCTCACCCCGGACGCCGGCTACGACGGGGTGCTGCACTTCGCCGCGCTGATCGCCGCCGGTGAGTCGATGGTCCGCCCCGAGGCGTACTGGCACGCCAACACGGTCAGCTCGATCGCGCTGGTCGACGCCGTCCGGGCCGCCCGGGTGCCGCGCCTGGTCTTCTCCTCCACCGCCGCCGTCTACGGCAACCCGGTCGAGCTGCCCATCCCGGAGACCGCCGTCAAGGCCCCCACCAACACGTACGGCGCCACCAAACTCGCCGTCGACCTGGTGCTCACCTCCGAGGCGACCGCACACGACCTGGCCGCCGTCTCACTGCGCTACTTCAACGTCGCCGGGGCGTACCTGCGCGACGGGCTCGCCATCGGCGAACGGCACGACCCGGAGACCCACCTCATCCCCATCGCCCTCGACGTCGCCGCCGGCCGCCGGGAGAAACTCCAGCTCTTCGGCGACGACTACCCCACCGTCGACGGCACCTGCGTCCGCGACTACATCCACGTCGAGGACCTCGCCCGCGCCCACCTGCTGGCCCTCACCGCCGCCGTGCCCGGCCGGCACCGCATCTACAACCTCGGCAACGGCAGCGGCTTCACCAACCGCCAGGTCGTCGACGTGGTCCGCGAGGTCACCGGCCACCCGGTGCCGGTCGAGACCGCCCCCCGCCGCGAGGGCGACCCGGCCGAACTCGTCGCCTCCGCCGACCTGGCCCGCCAGGAACTCGGCTGGGTGCCCGAGAAGCCGACCCTCACCGACATGGTGGGCGACGCCTGGGCGTTCTACCGCACGCACGTGCTGGGGCAGTCGTGA